GAGGACATCTCCGCCCTGCATACCTCGTCCGACGATAGCTTCAGCCTCAGCTCTGGAGACCCGGGACAGGAGGCGCCACGGGAGGGCCGCGCCCAGTCGTGCTCCCCATGCCGCGGCCCGGACGCCGGGCGGCGAGAGGCAGGAAGCCGGGCGCACCCGCTGCTGCGGCTCAAGGCGGCCCACGCCAGCCTCTCCAACGACAGCCTCAACAGTGGCAGTGCCAGCGACGGGTACTGCCCACGCGAACACATGCTGCCCTGCCCACTGGCCGCCCTGGCTTCCCGCCGCGAGGACCCCAGGTGTGGGCAGCCTCGGCCCAGCCGGCTTGACCTTGACCTGCCGGGTAGCCAGGCCGAGCCGCCGGCCCGTGAAGCCACATCCGCTGACGCCCGCGTGCGTACCATCAAGCTGTCACCTACCTACCAGCACGTGCCACTGCTGGAGGGTGCCTCAAGGGTGGGTGCAGAGCCCCTCGCGGGGCCTGGAACCTCTCCAGGGGCGCGGAAGCAGGCCTGGCTGCCGGCAGACCACCTGAGCAAAGTTCCTGAGAAGCTAGCAGCCGCCCCGCTGTCCGTGGCCAGCAAGGCACTGCAGAAGCTGGTGGCGCAGGAGGGACCGCTCTCCTTGTCCCGATGCAGCTCCCTTTCCTCACTGTCCTCTGCCGGCCGCCCAGGCCCCAGCGAGGGCGGTGACCTGGATGACACTGACTCCTCTCTCGAGGGGCTGGAGGAGGCGGGCCCCGGCGAGGCTGAGCTGGACAGCGTGTGGCGGGCACCCGGGGCCACCTCGCTGCCCGTAGCCATTCCGGCTCCCCGGCGCAACCGAGGCCGGGGCCTGGGGGTGGAGGACGCCACTCCGTCCAGCTCCTCAGAGAACTACGTGCAGGAGACACCGCTGGTGCTGAGCCGCTGCAGCTCTGTGAGCTCGCTGGGTAGCTTCGAGAGCCCGTCCATTGCCAGCTCCATCCCCAGTGACCCTTGCAGCGGGCAGGGCAGCGGCACCATCAGCCCTAGCGAACTGCCCGACAGCCCCGGGCAGACCATGCCTCCCAGCCGGAGCAAGACGCCGCCGCTAGCGCCCGCGCCGCAGGGTCCCCCCGAGGCCAGCCAATTCAGCCTGCAGTGGGAGAGCTACGTGAAGCGCTTCCTGGACATCGCCGACTGCCGAGAGCGCTGCCGGCTGCCGTCGGAGCTGGACGCAGGCAGCGTGCGCTTCACCGTGGAGAAGCCGGATGAGAACTTCTCGTGCGCCTCGAGCCTCAGCGCGCTGGCCTTGCACGAGCACTACGTGCAGCAGGACGTGGAGCTGCGGTTGCTGCCCTCGGCCTGCCCAGAGCGCGGCGGGGGCGCAGGGGGCGCTGGCCTCCACTTTGCAGGGCACCGGCGGCGGGAGGAGGGGCCGGCGCCCACGGGTTCTCGCCCCCGCGGTGCCGCGGACCAGGAGTTGGAGCTGCTGCGGGAGTGCCTGGGGACCGCCGTGCCTGCCAGGCTGCGCAAGGTGGCCTCGGCGCTGGTGCCAGGTCGCCGCGCGCTCCCCGTGCCCGTCTACATGTTGGTGCCCGCCCCTGCCCCGGCCCAGGAGGACGACTCCTGCACCGACTCCGCGGAGGGCACGCCAGTCAACTTCTCCAGCGCCGCCTCCCTCAGCGACGAGACACTGCAGGGACCCCCCAGGGACCAGCCCGGGGGACCAGCGGGCAGGCAAAGACCCACCGGGCGCCCCACCTCTGCCAGGCAGGCCGTGGGGCACCGGCACAAAGCGGGAGGCGCCGGCCGCAGCGCGGAGCAGGCTCGGGGCACCGGCAAGAACCGAGCAGGGCTGGAGCTGCCCCTGGGCCGGCCCCCGAGCGCCCCCGCAGACAAGGACGACTCGAAGCCCGGCCGGACCCGTGGGGACGGTGCGCTCCAGTCGCTGTGCCTCACCACGCCCACCGAGGAGGCCGTGTACTGCTTCTACGGCAACGACTCGGACGAGGAGCCCCCGGCAGCTGCGCCCACGCCCACCCACCGGCGCACATCGGCCATCCCCCGCGCTCTTACCCGCGAGCGCCTGCAGGGCCGGAAGGAGGTCCCTGCCCCGTCCAAGGCCACACCATCCGCCCCGCCGCCCGCCCGGGCCCAGCCCAGCCTCATTGCTGACGAGACCCCGCCGTGCTACTCCCTGAGCTCCTCCGCCAGCTCCCTCAGCGAGCCCGAGCCCCCGGAGCCGCCCTCCGTCAGTCCACGAGGCCGGGAGCCCGCGGTCACCAAGGACCCGGGCCCGGGAGGCGGACGCGACAGCTCGCCCAGCCCGCGGGCCGCGGAGGAGCTTCTGCAGCGGTGCATCAGCTCGGCCCTGCCCAGGCGCCGGCCCCCTGTGTCCAGCCTGCGGCGCCGCAAGCCCCGAGCCACCCGGCTGGATGAGCGGCCTGCGGAGGGATCCCGGGAGCACGGCGAGGAGGCAGCGGGCTCAGACCGGGCCTCTGACCTGGACAGCGTGGAGTGGCGCGCCATCCAGGAGGGCGCCAACTCCATCGTCACGTGGCTGCACCAGGCAGCAGCTGCCACACGCGAGCCCTCGTCCGAGTCCGACTCCATCCTGTCCTTTGTATCCGGGCTGTCGGTAGGGTCTACCCTACAGCCCCCCAAACACAGGAAGGGACGACAGGCGGGGGGCGAAATGGGCAGTGCCCGGCGGCCAGAGAAACGGGGCGCAGCCTCGGCCAAGACGAGCGGGAGCCCCCGTTCCCCTGCAGGCCCGGAGAAGCCACGTGGCACACAGAAGACCACGCCCGGGGTGCCAGCTGTGCTCCGGGGACGAACAGTAATCTATGTGCCCAGCCCGGCACCTCGTGCCCAGCCCAAAGGGACCCCCGGCCCCCGCGTCACACCGCGGAAGGTGGCGCCCCCTTGCCTGGCACAGTCCGCAGCTCCAGCCAAAGTCCCCAGCTCCGGACAGCAGCGGTCGCGGAGCCTACACCGGCCTGGGAAGACCTCGGAGCTGGCGGCGCTGAGCCAGCCCCCCAGGAGCGCTACACCGCCCGCCCGCCTCGCCAAGAccccctcctccagctcctcccaGACCTCGCCCgcctcccagcccctgcccagaAAGCGCCCCccggtcacccaggctgcagggcccCTGCCCGGCCCCGGGGCCTCCCCAGTGCCCAAGACGCCGGCGCGCACCCTTCTGGCGAAGCAGCACAAGACGCAGAGGTCGCCCGTGCGGATCCCGTTCATGCAGAAGCCGGCCCGGCGGGGGCCGCCCCCGCTGGCTCGGGCAGTCCCGGAGCCCGGCCCCAGGGGCCGGGCGGGGACCGAGGCTGGCCCGGGGGCGCGCGGTGGCCGCCTGGGCCTGGTGCGCGTGGCCTCGGCCCTCTCCAGCGGCAGCGAGTCCTCCGACCGCTCAGGCTTCCGGCGACAGCTGACCTTCATCAAGGAGTCACCGGGCTTGCGGCGCCGCCGCTCCGAGCTATCCTCGGCCGAGTCCGCGGCCTCTGCCCCCCAGGGCACCTCGCCCCGTCGCGGCCGGCCCGCGCTGCCCGCGGTCTTCCTCTGCTCCTCGCGCTGCGAAGAGCTCCGAGCGGCACCCCGGCAGGCCCCGGCCGGGCAGCGGCCCCCCGCGGCCCGACCCGGCCCTGGCGAGCGCCCTGCCCGGCGCACCAGCTCCGAGAGCCCATCCCGCCTGCCCGTGCGCGCGCCTGCCGCCCGGCCCGAGACGGTCAAGCGCTACGCGTCGCTGCCGCACATCAGCGTGGCCCGCAGACCCGACAGCGCCGTCCCggctgccccagccccagccgaCGCCGCGCGCCGCAGCAGCGACGGAGAGCCCCGCTCGCTCCCCAGAGTGGCTGCGCCGGGCACGACGTGGCGGCGCATCCGAGACGAAGACGTGCCCCACATCCTGCGCAGCACGCTGCCCGCCACGGCCCTGCCACTGCGGGGCTCCACGCCCGAGGACGCCCCGGCCGGGCCCCCGCCGCGCAAGACCAGCGACGCTGTGGTCCAGACCGAGGAGGTCGCTGCCCCCAAGACCAACTCCAGCACGTCCCCGAGCCTGGAGAGCAGGGAGCCCCCCGGGGCCCCCGCTGGCGGCCAGCTCTCCCTCCTTGGCAGCGACGTGGACGGGCCCAGCCTCTCCAAGGCTCCCATCTCCGCACCCTTCGTGCACGAGGGCCTGGGGGTCGCCGTGGGGGGCTTCCCCGCCAGCCGGCACGGCTCCCCCAGCCGCTCGGCCCGAGTACCCCCCTTCAACTATGTGCCCAGCCCCATGGTGGTCGCAGCCACCACCGACTCGGCCGCGGAGAAAGCCCCGGCCACCTCCTCCGCCACCCTCCTGGAATAGTGGCCTAGGCCGGCCTTCTGGAACGTTCTCTCCCGGCCCTGCGGCCGGCTCTGGCTGCCCCATAGGCCTGCGCTGTAGATGTTCCCCGTAGGTCGCCCCAGGGCCTCTGCCCACCCGAGCCCCACCACCCTCAGAGCCCCCGCCCAGTGCACTGCGGCCTTGCGCCTCACCGGAAGACCTTGCCTCTGTATTGCGGGGGTCCAGGAGGAAACAGGGCGGCCGCTGGGCCTCAAGTCCCGGCCGTGGAGCGCTGGTAAGGGCGCCCGGGCCCAGCCCTGAGCGCGCGGCCCTTCCCCTGTCGGGAGCCGCTGCCTGACCCCGGGCGAGGGAGGCGGCAGCCTTCGGGTCCGGGTCTGGGTTCCCGCTGCTTCGCAGGGGCAGCGCTGGGGAGGGGACGGCGCCCGCCGCAGGTGCGGCGAGGCTTGGGGAGGGCGGCGCCACGGCGGGCCTGCCAGCTGGGGGCCTCCGCGGCGCGCAGGGGCGAAGCCTGTAATCACGGCAGCCGCGGGTAATTCGCTAATGAGGGCTTTGCAgggtttgttttccttctcagcCCCAGCTGTAGGAATGCGAGGTGGGGGTGTGGCCGATCCCCGGCAGGAAGCCCCGCCCAGACGGTGTTCAGGGAACCCGGAGCCCAAGCGCTCCGGCGGAGCCCAaaagggtgggaggggcaggggccAACGGATCCCCCTACCTGCTGCACCCCTTGGCGGAAGACTGGAAGGCAGCGGGCTGCGCACGATGGGACCCTGGTGCAGACACCGGGCCGGCTGACATTTGGACCCCAGCCCAGAGATGCTGGCTACCAGCTGGGGCGACCCCAAGGGTCGCTGGAGTCAGGATCGGCCCGGCCGAGCCGCGGCAGGCGAGGTCAATGGAAAGAAGACTGAGGGGAGTCCCGGCAGTGAGCCCGAGGGTCTGGGACCTGGAGGCCGCCATGGCCTCTCCCCAGCGGAGCCGGCACATTACGGAGACCATCACATGTGGGCGTGGTCAGTGCCCAGGACTGCACTGCTGCTGATCTTGTCCCTTTTCAATTCCCTTCTGGTTCATGACGTGCTAGACCCTAAGACTCCAGAGACAGCACAGCTGGGGCAGGGACAGCTAGGACCCAGCCTTGCCTTCCACTCGGGGCGCTGGAGGAGGCCGGAGGTCCGGGGGCCTTCCAGCAGGCGAACGCAGGGCTGGGGAGTACTTAGTGCCAGATGAGGTGAAAGCTGACAGAGGGGCCTGGGGGGCTTGGCTGCCTCATCCCCTGGCCGGGGAGGATGGGAGCTGGGTCTCCTGCGTGGGGTGGGACTCGCAGGGGCCGGGGCTCTGGGACTGGGGCAACGCCTCATCCTGCAGAGGGAGCCGACGACCTCTTTTCTGCAGAATCCCAGCTGGGGCAGGTGCTGCCTTCACACACGAATCTGCCCAGGCGGACGGCACACACTCACTGCCCAATGTGCCTTCTCTGGGAGGAGAGAAGCGGAGTTTGAGGGTTGGGTGGGTGGAGCTCAGAAGGAAACTCCAGCCCCATCACGGACACCACCATCCCTCCCGTCCTGTCCCCAGCGTGTGCAAGGCCAGCCTTTCTGGCAGAAGGAGCTGTCCTCAACTCAGGGTCACTGTGAGAGAAGCTGACCCTAGCCCCCACCCCCAGTTAACGCTGCTGCTTCTCTGAATGCATGTCATGTTGCACCCCATGCTCTGGACCCGCGCCCTGCAGGATGAGGAGCTCCAGGCAAGACGTCTCTAAGCCACCAAGGCGCACCACCCAGCAGGTGCTGGAGGTGCCCAATGCTCCCTCCTAGGACCTCGCAGCCAGGCGAGGCTGTCAGGTTGTTTCGGCGGAAGAGGGGGTCATGGGTGGCTGAGCAGAGAGTGGGGAGAATGCAGGCTGAGTGGGGCGATCTCCTGCCTGCCAGGAGCCCCCTTTCAGGACCCAGCGGGGATCTCACACTTGCAGTCCCCATCCATGGCCTGAGGGGGAGCCTGGTGGTCTCTTCCGAGCTTTTGGACTTGGGGATGCCAAACACGTGCTCACCCTCATGCTCGCCCTGGCCAGCTGCACCTCTAATCGTCAAGGGGTAGGGCGCAGACAGCCACTAGGTCGCTGGTGACAGGGCCAGGGTTGTGCAGGAAGGAGGTGCAGCACTGCCTTCCAGACACGGTAAGTCTCTGGGCGGCGCTCTCCCGGCTccctgcctctgtttccccatgTGGGCCGTGGGGAACTCCCAGAGCTACCTCTGGGGGGAGCATGGTGGCAGCGATGATGGGGAGACACCTGGTGCTGCTCACAGAACTTGGGTCTGGCcggcccctgcccctgcccgtGCTGCCTTGCCCAGTAGCAGGGAGTGGAACCTGGCCACcggccccgccccccaccccgaGTCCCAAGCTCACTTTCGCCTTCTCCATCCCCTGCCGCAGGGGCCACAACCACACCTCACTGCCCAGTCCAGCTGTCTCCAGGAGGGGACAGGCAGTTGGTGGCCTCTGGACAATTGACTCAAGGTACGCCCACCGCAAGGCCTCCCCCCAGTGCGGCCCCTGCCTGGCCACCGGCCTCGCTGCACCAGGGCCACAAGGGATCGTCTGCCCTGACACTCCAGGGCCAGAGTCCTAAGGAACTGAGGGTCTGAGGACGCAGGGAGGGTGGAAGTGTCCTGAGGCTGATGGACAGTGACTGCCACTGGCCCCCAAGACCACCACACGTGGGTGCTGAACTCGGGCTGCCGTGCCCACTGGCGTGGTCCTCCCGAGCTCTGACAGCATTACCTCACCCCGCCCCATCTGTTGCCCCGGTCCAGCCCTGACGACGCACGCCTGGTCTGTCTCGGATTCCCCTAGCTGCCACCCCACGTTTCTGTACCGGGTCTCTTGAGTGTTAAACGAATGTGTAAATAGTAACACCCTGTCCTCCCCTAAATGTAAAGCCATCTGTCCGGCGTAAGGACACCGTCAGCTGTCCGACTCCCGCGCACATTTAATAAACTGAGCTGTTGAATTGCCTGCTGCCATCACCTGTTCCTCAAATGGGCTGCGGGCGGGGCGGGTTCATTGATATGTGCTGCGGCAGATTTGCTGAGGAGACCCCCCAGGTTAGATCCCTGGAAGCAGagccagaaaacagaaactggggGCACAGGGTTTACTTGGGGGCACCCCACCCAGATGGGCAGGGGAGGTACCGGGTGAGGCCAGGAGTCTCCCCCGGGTCCCGAGGGAGGGCGGGCTCCAGGGGGTCCAACCTGGGTGTTGGTACCTGGGCCAGTTATTAcggcaggccccagtgtggggCAGGAGGCATCCATGAGCAACTAAGAGCTGGGACGGCCCCATGTCAAAGTCACTTCAGGGAGCATAGCCCTGGCCCAGCGCGGGGAGAGGAAAGCTTTGACTGCAAGCAGCAGAGAAGTGCAGGGCGGCAAGGGATGGCAGGAGctgcccctccccaccttccACCCTGAGATGCTGCCGGGACACCCCTCGGCCAGGTGAGCAGCCTCAGAAGAGTGACCAGTGAGAAGTCCCAGGGCCCAGGCTGGCTAGCCAAGTCCCTGTTTCTGGATGAGGCGCCTCCCAGGCTGTATGTGGCAGGCCCCCTTTCTTCGGGGAATAAGAAACATCTTCCACATTCCAGAAACAAAGCTGGCTGTGGATCTGGAGAGACGGCGAGGCAGCCCCAGGTCTCTGAGTCAGGCAGACAGTCCCTGTACACAGGGACAGGCAGGACTGAGCAGGGTTCTGGCTGTGGGTCTGGACAGAGTGCAAGGCAGCCCCAGGTCTCTGAGTCAGGCATGTGGTCCCTGCACGCGGTGCTGGGCAGGACTGAGCAGGGTTCCCAGGGCCCCCGGTACTCATCCCTCCCCAGCTTTCAGGGCCCCGGGAAGGGGCCACTCACAGAGGCACCAATCAGACCGCCAGACACACACCAAGGGGTTTATGTTCAGAGCCCAGCCTCTGGGCCGCCTTGCCCAGGTTTCCACTCGAGTTGATCTCTAGGATGAAAAGCCCTTGGCAAGACCCTCCGCCGCTCTAATGCCCCTTCCCTCAGGGCCAGAACCCGCAGGGAATCAGGCCCAGGACCTGCTCCGGCCAGAGGGTGGTTGTGAGGGCCAGGACACCCTGGGCTCCTGGCCGGTGACTCACAGCAGTCCTCCAGCAAGGGCAGTGGCTGGGAGACACCCGTGCCGTGGAGCTGGGCCCAGCCTGGCCGGGTCTCAGGGCTGCTTGAGTGACCCCAGCAGCCCAAGGTCGTTGTGAAGATCAACGTGGCTCATGGGAGGAGCCCAGAGCCCGGAAGGAAGTGGGGTCAGGGGCTCGTGCTGGCCTTCGGGCTGCTCTGACATCGGGTGGGCACCCGCTGGATGGAATCACAGTTAACACCTCGATCCCCGACACCTGGACTCAGAAGTGGACAGGCGAGTGCCTGCCCCGGGGAAGAAGGAGGTGGCGTCTGCTCCCAGGAGCCCCACCACAGAGCATGGCCACCGTGAGCAGAGGGTGAATCGCAGTAGAGCAGTAAGGTCCCTATCCTCTTCCAAACCCCAGTGGGCCCTCAGGTCACGCAGGACAGAGCCAGCTGGGTGGGTCCCACCAACTTGGCATGAATGGGACGACGGATGAACCGCAGCCCCAGCGTCAGGAGGGGCTTCTGCGTCAGACACCGACACAGGCTGGGACCCCGTGAATGCGTCTGGGGCCGATGGACCCCTAGGGAAAGCCCGGGCGCAGGCCACCTCGTGCGCTGCCCAGGCCTGCAGACCCCGAGAGGTCAGCCTGACGAGGCAGCCTCTGCCGTCGGTAGTGCTGCCTGCTTCATCTGGGCCACCTCTCGCTCCAGGTCCTCACCAGCTCGCCGCAGGAGCTCACACCTCTGCCTCAGTGCATCGCCCGCTTGCTGCAGCCGCTGGTTGGCAGCCACGTAGGCCCGGCTCTGCTGGTAGAGCTGCTCTCCTGGGGCCTCTGCATCCTCCATCATCCTGAAGGGAACTGGGGGGTCTGGGATAGAACACAGCAGCATCACTGCCTGCTGACCAGGGAACCCCGGAGGGCATCCTCCTGGGCACACCTCATTACCGCCCCCAAAGGGCAGAGTTCCCTGCAGTCCCAGTGCGAGCTGCCGGCCAGGGTCTTTTTAAGATGACGAAAgcggccagttgtggtggctcacacctgtaagcccaacactttgggagaccgaggcgggaggaacacttgagcccaggagttagagaccagcctggacaacatagtgagatctccatctctcccaaaaaatacaaatacaaaaattagctgggcatggtagcatgcacctgtggtccctacttctctggaggcagaggtgggaggattgcttgagcctgggaggccgaggccacagtaagctgtgatcgtgccatggcactccagcctgggtgacaggatctcATTAGATCCTatctcattaaataaataaataaataaacaaagaaataaataaatatcaaataatggAGGCTTCCTGGCCCACCAGCTGGGAGAGGCACAGTGGCTGGGTGGCAGGAGGGGCTTCCAGCTCTAGGCTACCCACCTTAGCAAAGCGTGTGACCAGAGGGATCGGGTCACAGAAAGAGCTGAGCCTGGCCAGCAGTGGCCCTCCTGGGGGTGGGGCTTCCGTTCCTGCAAAAGCTGTGGCACCCACCCAGATGGGCTCCACTGAGCCGGCCTGGCTCTCACTCCTGCTCTCACTGGAAGCCAGAGACGCAACAAGCCCGCCACTGAAGACCTCTCCAGGGGCCGTGCAACCTCATGGAGCCCACACGTAGTGAGGTGGGGGGGCAAAGGTGAGAGGTGGGCACTCACGTCCTGGGGACTCCCGCATATGGCGGAAACCATGTAAGGCTCCTTGCTCCCCAAAGTATGCAAGCGCAGTGCAGCAGAGCTCCGaagcacagactttttttttttttttttttgagacagagtctcgctctgtcgccccggctggagtgcagtggccggatctcagttcactgcaagctccgcctcccaggttcacgccattctcctgcctcagcctcccgagtagctgggactacaggcgcccaccatctcgccccggctagttttttgtattttttagtagagacggggtttcaccgtgttagccaggatggtctcgatctcctgacctcgtgatccgcccgtctcggcctcccaaagtgctgggattacaggcttgagccaccgcgcccggccgcacagACTACTTAAAGGTCACTCAGAGAAGCGTCAGGATCTCCTCAGCTCTGGCCTGCCCCTTGGCAGTGTGGTCTCACAATGATGAAGGCTGCACGTGCCACACAAGCCTGGGCTGATCAAATCACCGGTCACCTCCTGCTTTAGCAACAGGGTAGGAAAGGCCGGGCAGTGCCTGGATGAAGGCAGGCCAGAACAGGAGGCCCCTCTATCTTCTATGAGTCCCCCGCCCCTGGCACagcgtgcctcagtttccccacactCAACGGCCATGGACCTGAGCCCATGATGCTGAAACCATGGCCCCTGCACCCTCAGATGACCCAACTGCATGCTGGGAATAAACACAACTCAGGCACCTTGACCGGTACCGGCCAACGGAACCTTCCAGATGATGCGCACACCCTCCAACGCTGGTCCACACCAGCCACCAGCCATGAGAGGCTCCTGAGCACTTAAAATATGCCTAAATGGAAAAAGTCACccgatttttctttccttttttctttttcagagacagggtctcgctgtcactcaggctggagcctccaactcctgggcagaagcaatcctcctgcctcagcctcctgagtagctaagatcacaggtgcacgccaccacacccagttaatctgtgtctttttggtagagatggttttcactatgttacccaggctggtcttgaactcctggcctcaagtcatcctcttgcctcagcctcccaaagtgctgggattacaggcatgtgtcacagcacctggcccaagaattttcttttttatttatttatttatttatttatttattttttttttttgagatggagtctcactctgtcgcccaggctggagtgcagtggccagatctcagctcactgcaagctctgcctcccgggttcacgccattctcctgcctcagcctcccgagtagctgggactacaggcgcccgccaggtcgcccggctagttttttgtatttttagtagagacagggtttcaccgtgttagccaggatggtctcgatctcctgacctcgtgatccgcccttctcggcctcccaaagtgctgggattacaggcttgagccaccgcgcccggccaagaattttctaatattactttttttaaacgTTCCCATAGAAATTCACAGTTTCTATCGTTCCACATgactcattttctttgtttctcttttcttcttttcttttttcttttttattttttgagacggagtctcgctctgtcgcccaggctggagtgcagtggccggatctcagctcactgcaagctccgcctcccgggttcacgccattctcctgcctcagcctcccgagtagctgggactacaggcgcccgccacctcacccggctagttttttgtattttttagtagagacggggtttcaccatgttagccaggatggtctcg
This Rhinopithecus roxellana isolate Shanxi Qingling chromosome 8, ASM756505v1, whole genome shotgun sequence DNA region includes the following protein-coding sequences:
- the C8H19orf25 gene encoding UPF0449 protein C19orf25 homolog, whose product is MGSKTKKRVLLPTRPAPPTVEQILEDVRGAPAEDPVFTTLAPEDPPVPFRMMEDAEAPGEQLYQQSRAYVAANQRLQQAGDALRQRCELLRRAGEDLEREVAQMKQAALPTAEAASSG